Proteins found in one Corynebacterium freneyi genomic segment:
- a CDS encoding class I SAM-dependent methyltransferase yields the protein MAENEGRSAAMSVDRFSVDAERWPGVARVPDGPLLGKRADLARMSFRRACARYGVEIDGPGSATIGIRDSDAMFRRIAEADWVGLGESFLAGEWESDTLPRTLAALFDAGLDVGAEGRVGRGLRKLSGRRPTPRATGPGGELPASLIELFAGPALTGGSALFASGARTTSLEEIPNQAQGAGRGGAPAHWKVDVTRIDAPEGVIRADLPEAQARRVDRMLDLARVRAGDRVLEWPSSGGELALRAADRGASADVLAISDDHANVVGTRAAEAGLAGPVRVLRADEVIPSPRDFDGDYEAIFNVERLETFGLDGIRRWLRGAERVLADRGTIVVQMAVAGDRFDDSAGAALDLVRSYVWPALYYPTLDEFRRIVDRDTGLRILSESHLPAHYDRTLELWRELFAAHSREAAGLGYDRVYRRLWDFHLALQQALVASGRTDMVQLELMAKPRKRR from the coding sequence ATGGCCGAAAACGAGGGGAGGAGCGCCGCAATGAGCGTGGACCGTTTCTCCGTCGACGCCGAGCGGTGGCCGGGGGTTGCGCGAGTGCCCGATGGTCCGCTGCTGGGCAAGCGCGCCGACCTGGCGCGCATGTCGTTTCGCCGTGCCTGCGCCCGGTACGGCGTGGAGATCGACGGGCCCGGTTCGGCGACGATCGGCATCCGGGACTCGGATGCCATGTTCCGCCGCATCGCCGAGGCGGACTGGGTCGGCTTGGGCGAGTCTTTTCTGGCGGGCGAGTGGGAATCGGACACGTTGCCACGGACGTTGGCGGCGCTTTTCGACGCCGGCCTTGACGTCGGTGCGGAGGGCCGGGTCGGCAGGGGCCTGCGCAAGCTGTCGGGTCGCCGCCCCACGCCGCGCGCGACGGGGCCGGGCGGCGAATTGCCCGCGTCGCTCATCGAATTGTTCGCCGGCCCGGCGTTGACCGGCGGCTCGGCGCTGTTCGCCTCGGGTGCCCGGACCACGTCGCTGGAGGAGATTCCCAATCAGGCGCAGGGGGCCGGCCGCGGTGGAGCGCCGGCGCACTGGAAGGTCGACGTCACCCGCATCGACGCTCCCGAGGGCGTCATCCGCGCGGATCTGCCGGAGGCGCAGGCCCGGCGCGTCGACCGAATGCTCGACCTGGCCCGCGTCCGCGCCGGAGATCGCGTGTTGGAGTGGCCGTCGTCGGGCGGTGAGCTGGCGCTTCGGGCGGCCGACCGAGGCGCCTCGGCCGATGTTCTGGCCATCTCCGACGATCACGCCAACGTCGTCGGCACGCGCGCCGCGGAGGCGGGCCTGGCCGGTCCCGTCCGCGTGTTGCGGGCGGACGAGGTGATTCCTTCGCCGCGCGACTTCGACGGCGACTACGAGGCCATCTTCAACGTCGAGCGGTTGGAGACCTTCGGCCTCGACGGCATCCGCCGCTGGCTGCGCGGCGCCGAACGGGTTCTCGCCGACCGGGGGACCATCGTGGTGCAGATGGCGGTGGCCGGCGACCGCTTCGACGACTCCGCCGGAGCGGCGCTGGATCTGGTGCGCTCCTACGTGTGGCCCGCGCTGTACTACCCGACGTTGGACGAGTTTCGGCGCATCGTCGACCGCGACACCGGGCTGCGCATCCTCTCCGAGTCGCACCTGCCCGCCCATTACGACCGCACGCTCGAACTGTGGCGCGAGCTTTTCGCCGCCCACTCCCGCGAGGCCGCCGGGCTCGGCTACGACCGCGTCTACCGGCGCCTGTGGGACTTCCACCTGGCCCTGCAGCAGGCGCTCGTCGCCTCCGGCCGCACGGACATGGTGCAGCTCGAACTCATGGCCAAGCCCCGCAAACGCCGCTGA
- a CDS encoding Lrp/AsnC family transcriptional regulator translates to MSLTTAIVHIDVEADLIPEAAEAIVNIDGVTEVYSITGDWDLIAMVRTSDHEKLAEIIPGGISKVDGVIRTETQLAFRAYSRHDLEAAFSLGLD, encoded by the coding sequence ATGTCGCTGACCACCGCCATTGTCCACATCGACGTCGAGGCCGACCTGATCCCCGAGGCGGCGGAGGCCATCGTCAACATCGACGGCGTCACCGAGGTGTACTCCATCACCGGCGACTGGGACCTCATCGCGATGGTGCGCACCTCCGACCACGAAAAGCTCGCCGAGATCATCCCCGGCGGCATTTCGAAGGTCGACGGCGTCATCCGCACCGAAACCCAGCTGGCGTTCCGCGCCTACTCCCGCCACGACCTCGAGGCGGCGTTCTCCCTCGGCCTGGACTAG
- the gndA gene encoding NADP-dependent phosphogluconate dehydrogenase — protein MDNEKQQAQIGVVGLAVMGSNIARNFARNGHTVAVYNRSPEKTRALIAEHGDEGSFVPSETIEDFVASLERPRRALIMVQAGPATDAVIEQLADAMEEGDIIIDGGNSLYTDTIRREKAIRARGLHYVGAGISGGEEGALNGPSIMPGGPAESYESLGPLLESVSAHVDGVPCCTHISTDGAGHFVKMVHNGIEYADMQVIGEAYQLLRDAAGMSPAEIADVFREWNAGDLDSYLVEITAEVLSQVDAETGKPLVDVIVDAAGQKGTGRWTVKAALDLGIPTTGIGEAVFARALSSSLDQRAAARDLPSGTVTGGPENRDEFIEKVRRALYASKIVAYSQGFDEINAGAAEYGWDIDRGALATIWRGGCIIRARFLNRIKEAYDRNPELPALLLDPYFRDQVSECLDAWRDVVVTATRMGLPTPVFSSSLAYYDALRAERLPAALIQGQRDYFGAHTYRRVDKEGSFHTLWSGDRSEVEA, from the coding sequence ATGGACAACGAGAAGCAGCAAGCACAAATCGGCGTCGTCGGCCTGGCCGTCATGGGCTCCAACATCGCCCGCAACTTCGCCCGCAACGGCCACACCGTCGCGGTGTACAACCGCAGCCCCGAGAAGACCCGCGCCCTCATCGCCGAGCACGGCGACGAAGGGTCGTTCGTGCCGTCGGAGACCATCGAGGACTTCGTCGCCTCGTTGGAGCGCCCCCGCCGCGCCCTGATCATGGTGCAGGCCGGCCCCGCCACCGACGCCGTCATCGAGCAGCTCGCCGATGCGATGGAGGAAGGCGACATCATCATCGACGGCGGAAACTCGCTGTACACCGACACCATCCGCCGCGAGAAGGCCATCCGCGCCCGCGGTCTGCACTACGTCGGCGCCGGGATCTCCGGCGGCGAGGAGGGCGCCCTCAACGGCCCGTCGATCATGCCGGGCGGCCCCGCCGAGTCCTACGAGTCCCTCGGCCCGCTGCTGGAGTCCGTGTCCGCGCACGTCGACGGCGTGCCGTGCTGCACCCACATTTCCACCGACGGCGCCGGCCACTTCGTCAAGATGGTCCACAACGGCATCGAGTACGCCGACATGCAGGTCATCGGAGAGGCATACCAGCTGCTGCGCGACGCCGCGGGCATGTCCCCGGCCGAGATCGCCGACGTCTTCCGAGAGTGGAACGCCGGCGACCTGGACTCCTACCTGGTGGAGATCACCGCCGAGGTGCTTTCGCAGGTCGACGCGGAGACCGGCAAGCCGCTGGTCGACGTCATCGTCGACGCCGCCGGCCAGAAGGGCACCGGCCGCTGGACCGTCAAGGCCGCCCTGGATCTGGGCATCCCGACCACCGGCATCGGCGAGGCGGTCTTCGCCCGCGCCCTGTCGTCGTCGCTGGACCAGCGCGCCGCCGCCCGCGACCTGCCCTCCGGCACGGTCACCGGTGGCCCCGAGAATCGCGACGAGTTCATCGAGAAGGTCCGCCGGGCCCTCTACGCCTCGAAGATCGTGGCCTACTCGCAGGGCTTCGACGAGATCAACGCCGGCGCCGCGGAGTACGGCTGGGACATCGACCGCGGTGCGCTGGCCACCATCTGGCGCGGCGGCTGCATCATCCGCGCCCGCTTCCTCAACCGCATCAAGGAGGCCTACGACCGCAACCCGGAGCTGCCGGCCCTGCTGCTGGACCCGTACTTCCGCGACCAGGTTTCCGAGTGCCTGGACGCGTGGCGCGACGTGGTGGTCACCGCCACCCGCATGGGTCTGCCGACCCCGGTGTTCTCGTCGTCGTTGGCGTACTACGACGCCCTGCGCGCCGAGCGTCTGCCCGCCGCCCTGATCCAGGGCCAGCGCGATTACTTCGGCGCGCACACCTACCGCCGCGTGGACAAGGAGGGCTCGTTCCACACCCTGTGGTCCGGTGACCGTTCCGAGGTGGAGGCCTAG
- a CDS encoding DEAD/DEAH box helicase — MRVTEPTPIQAAVLPDALTGRDVLGRAPTGSGKTLAFGIPLVQSLAGAASKPGRPRGLVIAPTRELADQIADVLGDLGAAAGLRVRAFVGGENINRQKLTLAAPVDVAVVTPGRAHDLRKQKRLSLDDVSAVVIDEADELAALGFLPDVLGLVRATSAGATRMLFSATLDEAAEVLMEGRAPVRHEVADAVVSVDTMKHLVFRVPDNDAADAVTAWIAAREGRVVLFCNTRNRVTSLAGYLADQGIRVEALHGDRGQTARRAALAGFASGEVPVLVATDVAARGIDVDSLDLVVHVDPPPEAATYVHRSGRTARGGATGTVVTIVRDRQAEETEEMLRAAGVTPEVMDVSPGSKALRKWTGARKPPGPSRGARGSGGHAGRRHAGTGTRHRTGAGRGRRGTAAASRPHRPKKKRGKK; from the coding sequence ATGCGCGTCACCGAGCCGACGCCGATTCAGGCGGCGGTGCTGCCCGACGCGTTGACCGGGCGCGACGTCCTCGGCCGCGCCCCGACGGGTTCCGGCAAGACGCTGGCCTTCGGCATTCCGTTGGTCCAGTCGTTGGCGGGGGCGGCGTCGAAGCCGGGGCGCCCGCGTGGGCTGGTCATCGCCCCGACCCGTGAGCTCGCAGACCAGATCGCCGACGTCCTCGGCGATCTCGGCGCCGCGGCGGGGCTGCGCGTGCGTGCCTTCGTCGGCGGGGAGAACATCAACCGGCAGAAGCTCACGCTCGCCGCGCCCGTCGACGTCGCGGTGGTTACGCCGGGTCGTGCGCACGATCTGCGCAAGCAGAAGCGGCTTTCGCTTGACGACGTCTCGGCCGTGGTCATCGACGAGGCGGACGAGCTGGCTGCGCTGGGATTTTTGCCCGATGTCCTGGGCCTGGTCCGGGCCACCTCGGCGGGTGCGACGCGGATGCTGTTTTCGGCGACCCTCGACGAGGCCGCCGAGGTGCTCATGGAGGGCCGCGCTCCCGTGCGCCACGAAGTCGCCGACGCCGTGGTGTCCGTCGACACGATGAAGCACCTGGTTTTCCGGGTGCCCGACAACGACGCCGCCGATGCCGTCACCGCGTGGATCGCCGCCCGCGAAGGCCGCGTGGTCTTGTTCTGCAACACCCGGAACCGGGTCACGTCCCTGGCCGGGTACTTGGCCGACCAGGGCATTCGCGTCGAGGCGCTCCACGGCGACCGGGGACAGACCGCCCGACGCGCGGCGCTGGCCGGTTTCGCCTCCGGCGAGGTGCCGGTGCTCGTGGCCACCGACGTCGCGGCCCGCGGCATCGACGTCGACTCGCTCGACCTCGTCGTCCACGTCGACCCGCCGCCGGAAGCCGCGACATACGTCCACCGCTCGGGCCGCACCGCCCGCGGCGGAGCCACCGGCACCGTGGTCACCATCGTCCGCGATCGACAGGCCGAGGAGACCGAGGAGATGCTCCGCGCCGCCGGCGTCACCCCCGAGGTCATGGACGTCTCCCCCGGGTCGAAGGCCCTGAGGAAGTGGACCGGCGCCCGCAAACCCCCGGGCCCCTCGCGCGGGGCACGCGGCTCGGGCGGACACGCGGGCCGTCGTCACGCGGGAACCGGAACCCGGCACCGCACCGGAGCCGGACGGGGACGCCGCGGCACGGCAGCCGCCTCGCGCCCGCACCGGCCCAAGAAAAAGCGCGGCAAAAAGTAG
- a CDS encoding FAD-binding dehydrogenase translates to METTAEQTTTTQTSSSKKQQPLIVVGAGLAGLVAAYEAQRTGRKVIIVDQENEANLGGQAFWSLGGIFLIDSPEQRRLKVKDSRELARSDWFGSAAFDRDDDHWPGKWAEAYLDFAAGEKREYLRSLGVKFLPIVGWAERGDGSADGHGNSVPRFHLTWGTGPEIVRVFAEPLKAAADEGRVEFHHRHRVDEIIMEDGRAVGVRGRILVPCDDLPRGVASPREEVGETFEIRGGAVLISTGGVGGNLDAVRRCWPEERLGAMPDDMVVGVPAHVDGRGIDIAGEAGAHLINRDRMWHYTEGMANWDPIWPGHGIRIIPGPSSLWFDAEGNRLPAPLIPGADTVATMKHILATGHGYSWFVLNGAIVAKEFLFSGSEQNPDLTDKEVKKLVGKVTSGIPEPVRKFMDNGEDWVIAETLEELVAGMNRVAGVPEEVLEGKTDSGQGSSLDDGQSSDEAAEASSDADETPDADATSDDATGEDAEASSSPVPVLDVDHIRRQIEARDRQTANAFSKDYQVNYVHVARKFLGDKIVRSVPQKPILDPNEGPLIAVRLRMLTRKTLGGIETDLDGRALREDGTPIEGLFAAGEASGFGGGGMHGSNALEGTFLGGCIFSGMRAGRGMARATGWTD, encoded by the coding sequence ATGGAAACCACCGCGGAGCAGACCACCACGACGCAGACCAGCTCGTCGAAGAAGCAACAGCCCCTCATCGTCGTCGGCGCGGGCCTGGCCGGCCTCGTCGCAGCCTACGAGGCGCAGCGCACCGGCCGGAAGGTCATCATCGTCGACCAGGAAAACGAGGCCAACCTCGGCGGCCAGGCGTTCTGGTCCCTCGGCGGCATCTTCCTCATCGACTCGCCCGAACAGCGCCGCCTGAAGGTCAAGGACTCGCGCGAACTGGCCCGATCCGACTGGTTCGGCTCCGCCGCCTTCGACCGCGACGACGACCACTGGCCCGGCAAGTGGGCCGAGGCCTACCTCGACTTCGCCGCCGGCGAAAAGCGCGAATACCTGCGCAGCCTCGGCGTGAAATTCCTGCCCATCGTCGGCTGGGCCGAACGCGGCGACGGGTCCGCCGACGGCCACGGCAACTCCGTGCCCCGCTTCCACCTGACGTGGGGCACCGGCCCGGAGATCGTCCGCGTCTTCGCCGAACCGCTCAAGGCCGCCGCCGACGAGGGCCGCGTCGAATTCCACCACCGCCACCGCGTCGACGAAATCATCATGGAGGACGGCCGGGCCGTGGGCGTGCGCGGCCGCATCCTCGTGCCGTGCGACGACCTGCCCCGCGGCGTCGCCTCCCCGCGCGAGGAGGTCGGCGAGACCTTCGAGATCCGCGGCGGCGCCGTGCTCATCTCCACCGGCGGCGTCGGCGGCAACCTCGACGCGGTGCGCCGCTGCTGGCCGGAGGAGCGCCTCGGCGCCATGCCGGACGACATGGTGGTCGGCGTGCCCGCCCACGTCGACGGCCGCGGCATCGACATCGCCGGCGAGGCGGGCGCGCACCTGATCAACCGCGACCGCATGTGGCACTACACCGAGGGCATGGCCAACTGGGATCCGATCTGGCCCGGCCACGGCATCCGCATCATCCCCGGTCCGTCGTCGCTGTGGTTCGACGCGGAGGGCAACCGCCTGCCGGCGCCGCTGATTCCGGGTGCGGACACCGTCGCCACCATGAAGCACATCCTGGCCACCGGCCACGGGTACTCGTGGTTCGTGCTCAACGGAGCGATCGTGGCCAAGGAGTTCCTGTTCTCGGGTTCGGAGCAGAACCCCGACCTGACGGACAAGGAGGTGAAGAAGCTGGTGGGCAAGGTCACCTCGGGTATTCCGGAGCCGGTGCGCAAGTTCATGGACAACGGCGAGGACTGGGTCATCGCCGAGACGCTCGAGGAGCTGGTGGCGGGAATGAACCGCGTCGCGGGCGTCCCGGAGGAGGTGCTCGAGGGCAAGACCGATTCGGGTCAAGGTTCTTCGCTTGACGACGGCCAGTCGTCCGACGAAGCCGCCGAAGCTTCCTCCGACGCCGATGAAACTCCGGACGCCGATGCCACCTCGGACGACGCAACCGGGGAGGACGCCGAGGCGTCGTCAAGCCCCGTGCCGGTCCTCGACGTCGACCACATCCGCCGCCAGATCGAGGCGCGCGACCGGCAGACCGCCAACGCGTTTTCGAAGGACTACCAGGTCAACTACGTCCATGTCGCGCGGAAGTTCCTCGGCGACAAGATCGTGCGTTCCGTGCCGCAGAAGCCGATCCTCGACCCGAACGAGGGGCCGCTCATCGCCGTGCGGCTGCGCATGCTCACGCGCAAGACCCTCGGCGGCATCGAAACCGACCTCGACGGCCGCGCCCTGCGGGAGGACGGCACGCCCATCGAGGGCCTCTTCGCCGCGGGCGAGGCATCCGGATTCGGTGGTGGCGGCATGCACGGCAGCAACGCGCTGGAGGGCACGTTCCTCGGCGGCTGCATCTTCAGCGGCATGCGCGCCGGCCGTGGCATGGCCCGGGCCACCGGTTGGACCGACTAG
- a CDS encoding PaaI family thioesterase, with the protein MVMPPEKFRVYGKLMKIAGERVLTDEEIAELNTVIEGDVEAAGLDAHLGTTYVAVGPRMMSMRLEFGPEHLQPWGVGHGGVYAAVGESCGSVAGFIAAGADRPVVGVNNSTDFYRSAKTGDVMISTATPVHLGRTSQVWEIRHVREADGKLLSRTNLRLAVLPAGQNPGE; encoded by the coding sequence ATGGTCATGCCCCCGGAGAAGTTCCGCGTGTACGGAAAGCTGATGAAGATCGCCGGCGAGCGGGTGCTCACCGACGAGGAAATCGCCGAGCTCAACACCGTGATCGAGGGCGACGTCGAGGCGGCCGGCCTCGATGCGCATCTGGGCACCACCTACGTCGCCGTCGGCCCGCGCATGATGAGCATGCGCCTGGAATTCGGCCCCGAGCACCTGCAACCGTGGGGCGTCGGCCATGGCGGCGTGTACGCGGCCGTCGGCGAGTCCTGCGGTTCCGTCGCCGGTTTCATCGCCGCCGGCGCCGACCGCCCCGTCGTCGGCGTGAACAATTCGACGGATTTCTACCGCTCGGCGAAGACCGGTGACGTGATGATCTCCACCGCGACGCCCGTGCACCTGGGCCGGACCTCGCAGGTGTGGGAAATCCGGCACGTCCGCGAGGCCGACGGCAAGCTGCTGTCGCGCACCAACCTGCGGCTCGCGGTGCTCCCGGCGGGCCAGAACCCGGGCGAATAA
- a CDS encoding NAD(P)/FAD-dependent oxidoreductase, which translates to MTETPYRPRTGRPHVVIVGAGFGGLFAAKKLKDENVDVTLIDRTNHHLFQPLLYQVATGILSSGEIAPPTRQIFDGVQNVRVVKGDVTDIDVEAQTVTSKLGDRVQDWEYDYLLVAAGAGQGYFGNDHFAKYAPGMKTIDDALEIRSRIIASFEHAEVATDPAERERLLTFVVVGAGPTGVELAGQLAELANRTLTSSYRSYNPHAARVILLDGAPQVLPPFGKRLGRNAQKQLEKLGVNVKLNAMVTDVNEHGVTYKNAKDGTVETIPSYCKIWSAGVSASPLGKIIADQCGVECDRAGRVPVNPDLTVGEHKNVFVVGDMMALDGLPGVAQVAIQGGEYAAELIKAETEDGEVAENPTREPFDYFDKGSMATVSRFAAVVKMGKVEVTGFLGWFLWLAVHLMFLVGFRNRLVSVISWGLNVLTRDRYQLVSTRQQMYARTAIDRLVELTGDDTGIRDKKDAGEIEGGDK; encoded by the coding sequence ATGACCGAGACGCCCTACCGTCCGCGTACCGGACGACCGCACGTCGTCATCGTCGGGGCGGGCTTCGGTGGCCTCTTCGCCGCCAAGAAGCTCAAGGATGAGAACGTCGACGTCACGCTCATCGACCGTACGAACCACCACCTCTTCCAGCCGCTGCTGTACCAGGTGGCCACGGGCATCCTCTCCTCCGGCGAGATCGCCCCGCCGACCCGCCAGATCTTCGACGGCGTGCAGAACGTCCGCGTGGTCAAGGGCGACGTCACCGACATCGACGTCGAGGCGCAGACCGTCACCTCCAAGCTGGGCGACCGCGTGCAGGACTGGGAGTACGACTACCTCCTCGTCGCCGCCGGCGCGGGCCAGGGCTACTTCGGCAACGACCACTTCGCCAAGTACGCCCCGGGCATGAAGACCATCGACGACGCCCTGGAGATCCGTTCCCGCATCATCGCGTCGTTCGAGCACGCCGAGGTCGCCACCGATCCGGCCGAGCGCGAGCGCCTGCTGACCTTCGTCGTCGTCGGCGCCGGCCCGACCGGCGTGGAGCTGGCCGGACAGCTCGCCGAGCTGGCCAACCGCACCCTGACGTCGTCGTACCGCAGCTACAACCCGCACGCCGCACGCGTCATCCTGCTCGACGGCGCCCCGCAGGTGCTGCCGCCGTTCGGCAAGCGACTGGGCCGCAACGCCCAGAAGCAGCTGGAGAAGCTCGGCGTCAACGTCAAGCTCAACGCGATGGTCACCGACGTCAACGAGCATGGAGTCACCTACAAGAACGCCAAGGACGGCACCGTCGAGACCATCCCGTCCTACTGCAAGATCTGGTCCGCCGGCGTCTCGGCGTCCCCGCTGGGCAAGATCATCGCCGACCAGTGCGGCGTCGAATGCGACCGCGCCGGCCGTGTTCCGGTCAACCCGGACCTGACCGTCGGCGAGCACAAGAACGTGTTCGTCGTCGGCGACATGATGGCCCTCGACGGTCTGCCGGGCGTGGCCCAGGTGGCCATTCAGGGCGGCGAGTACGCCGCCGAGCTCATCAAGGCCGAGACCGAGGACGGCGAGGTCGCCGAGAACCCGACCCGCGAGCCGTTCGATTACTTCGACAAGGGCTCCATGGCCACCGTGTCCCGCTTCGCCGCCGTGGTGAAGATGGGCAAGGTCGAGGTCACCGGCTTCCTGGGCTGGTTCCTGTGGCTGGCCGTGCACCTGATGTTCCTGGTCGGTTTCCGCAACCGCCTGGTCTCCGTCATCAGCTGGGGCCTCAACGTGCTCACCCGCGACCGCTACCAGCTGGTGTCGACCCGCCAGCAGATGTACGCGCGCACCGCCATCGACCGCCTCGTCGAGCTGACCGGCGACGACACCGGCATCCGCGACAAGAAGGACGCCGGCGAGATCGAGGGCGGCGACAAGTAG
- a CDS encoding AzlC family ABC transporter permease, translated as MKKVEGDAGAPRCVPGFATGLSDGIPIALGYFTVSIAFGLAAAAVGFPTVGLALMSATNLSSSGQFAGVAVVAGGTIIELALTTLLVNLRYVLMSMSLSQRLEPGTSTVGRLVVAYGVTDEIFAVELGHRVVRARYAAGLMALPILGWTSGTVVGALAGEVLPESLAGPMGVLLYAMFTATVVPAVKRSRPVAIVAVIAAAASAVLFYAPMTSELQAGWRIIIATVVASACGAWLFPRGTGLDDGPSSTSRRGGAGAGMTGSAGATEGRIRP; from the coding sequence GTGAAGAAGGTCGAGGGGGACGCCGGGGCCCCGCGCTGTGTTCCGGGCTTTGCGACGGGCCTGAGCGACGGCATTCCCATCGCGTTGGGATATTTCACCGTGTCCATCGCGTTCGGGTTGGCGGCCGCGGCGGTTGGTTTTCCCACGGTGGGGTTGGCGTTGATGTCGGCGACGAATCTGTCATCGTCGGGCCAGTTCGCCGGCGTGGCGGTGGTGGCCGGCGGCACGATCATCGAGTTGGCGTTGACGACCCTGCTGGTCAATCTGCGGTACGTGCTGATGAGCATGTCGTTGTCGCAGCGGTTGGAGCCGGGGACGTCGACGGTGGGGCGGTTGGTCGTCGCCTATGGGGTCACCGACGAGATTTTCGCCGTCGAGCTGGGCCATCGCGTGGTGCGGGCGCGGTATGCGGCGGGTTTGATGGCGTTGCCGATTCTCGGGTGGACGTCGGGCACGGTCGTCGGCGCGTTGGCGGGGGAGGTGTTGCCCGAGTCGCTGGCGGGGCCGATGGGGGTGTTGTTGTATGCGATGTTCACGGCGACGGTGGTGCCGGCGGTGAAGCGGTCGCGTCCGGTGGCGATCGTCGCGGTCATCGCGGCGGCTGCCAGCGCGGTGCTGTTTTACGCGCCGATGACGTCGGAGCTGCAGGCGGGCTGGCGCATCATCATCGCGACGGTGGTTGCGTCGGCGTGCGGGGCGTGGCTGTTTCCTCGCGGCACGGGGCTTGACGACGGCCCGTCGTCGACTTCCCGCCGCGGGGGAGCGGGCGCCGGCATGACCGGTTCGGCGGGCGCGACCGAGGGGAGGATACGGCCGTGA
- a CDS encoding ABC transporter ATP-binding protein → MTNSSPTPRLTLRRGVGILREHVRQSRAALVAVVALSVIGALASLVQPLLVNRIIDSVGAGSALAPFIFGLVAVVLLTSVVGAAQQYLLGRTAETMVRSLRHSLLDRLLRLPASAYGRHRTGDLVSRVAADTDSVRTALTGGIVDALGGVLIIVGSAAAMIWYDPVLFAVALAVLTGAAITVAAASGKIQELSRRVSESTGAMSSGVERALSAIVAVRTAGATESEAASLKADADRAWRASLRSVRLEAFLWPMSGLAIQVAFLMVLGLGGARVAAGELSVADLMAFLMFLFMLMMPIGQLFGAITSVAAALGALARIDQVMAEPTEDAADSPVPGAAPDLSGAVPAVEFDDVVFSHDDELDPAGRTPGPGKPGTPDESGTPRGPRDRVLDGVSFAADAGRTTALVGPSGAGKSTILALIERLHDPRHGVVRVGGADVRDLDRAELRSHIAYVEQSVPILAGTIRSNLTLGLGDVVDDRCRDALAAVNLLDRIDAHDDGLDATVGDRGIGLSGGERQRLAIARALLADRPILLLDEPTASLDSRNERALQEAIGTASRRRTVIIVAHRLATVADADQIVVVDAGRVRATGTHAELMESSALYRDLARDQLLS, encoded by the coding sequence ATGACGAACTCCTCCCCCACGCCCCGCCTCACCCTGAGGCGGGGCGTCGGCATTCTGCGGGAACACGTGCGGCAATCCCGGGCCGCGTTGGTCGCGGTGGTGGCGCTGTCGGTGATCGGGGCCCTGGCTTCGCTGGTGCAGCCGCTGTTGGTCAACCGCATCATCGACTCGGTGGGCGCCGGTTCCGCGCTGGCGCCGTTCATCTTCGGCCTCGTCGCCGTGGTGCTGTTGACGTCGGTGGTCGGAGCGGCGCAGCAATATCTGCTCGGGCGCACCGCGGAGACCATGGTCCGTTCCCTGCGCCACTCGCTGCTCGACCGTCTGCTGCGACTGCCCGCCTCGGCGTACGGTCGCCATCGCACGGGTGATCTGGTCTCGCGCGTCGCGGCGGACACGGACTCGGTGCGGACGGCGCTTACCGGCGGCATCGTCGACGCCCTCGGCGGCGTCCTCATCATCGTCGGTTCGGCCGCGGCCATGATCTGGTACGACCCGGTCCTCTTCGCCGTCGCGCTGGCGGTCCTCACGGGAGCGGCGATCACCGTCGCCGCGGCCTCCGGAAAGATCCAGGAGCTGTCGCGCCGGGTCAGCGAGTCGACCGGCGCAATGTCGTCGGGGGTCGAACGCGCGTTGTCGGCGATCGTCGCCGTCCGCACGGCCGGCGCCACGGAGTCCGAGGCGGCGTCGCTGAAGGCCGACGCCGATCGCGCCTGGCGCGCGTCGCTGCGGTCGGTGCGGTTGGAGGCGTTCCTGTGGCCGATGAGCGGCCTGGCCATCCAGGTCGCGTTCCTCATGGTCCTGGGCCTGGGCGGCGCGCGGGTGGCCGCGGGGGAACTGTCGGTGGCAGACCTCATGGCCTTCCTGATGTTCCTGTTCATGCTGATGATGCCGATCGGCCAGCTTTTCGGCGCCATCACGTCGGTCGCCGCCGCCCTGGGTGCGCTGGCCCGCATCGACCAGGTCATGGCCGAACCCACCGAGGACGCCGCCGATTCCCCCGTCCCCGGCGCAGCACCCGACCTGTCCGGTGCCGTGCCCGCCGTCGAATTCGACGACGTCGTATTTTCCCACGACGACGAGCTGGATCCTGCCGGCCGCACACCGGGCCCAGGGAAACCCGGAACCCCCGACGAATCCGGAACCCCGCGCGGCCCCCGCGACCGCGTGCTCGACGGCGTCTCCTTCGCCGCAGACGCGGGCCGCACGACGGCGCTCGTCGGCCCGTCGGGCGCCGGAAAGTCGACGATTCTCGCGCTCATCGAGCGTCTGCACGATCCCCGCCACGGCGTGGTCCGGGTCGGCGGCGCGGACGTGCGTGACCTCGACCGCGCCGAACTCCGCAGCCACATCGCCTACGTCGAGCAGTCCGTCCCGATTCTGGCCGGCACCATCCGCTCGAATCTGACGCTCGGCCTCGGCGACGTCGTCGACGATAGGTGCCGCGACGCGCTGGCCGCGGTCAATCTCCTCGACCGCATCGACGCCCACGACGACGGCCTGGACGCCACGGTCGGCGATCGCGGCATCGGGCTGTCCGGCGGAGAGCGTCAGCGTCTGGCCATCGCGCGGGCGTTGCTGGCGGATCGGCCGATCCTGCTTCTCGACGAACCGACGGCCTCCCTCGATTCCCGCAACGAACGGGCGCTGCAGGAGGCCATCGGCACCGCCTCACGCCGTCGGACGGTGATCATCGTCGCCCACCGTTTGGCCACGGTCGCCGACGCCGACCAGATCGTCGTCGTGGACGCCGGTCGGGTCCGCGCCACGGGCACCCACGCGGAGCTGATGGAGTCGTCGGCGCTCTACCGTGACCTGGCCCGCGATCAGCTGCTGTCGTAA